GGCTTCCCGCCCGCGTCGAGGCCAGCTCGCTGCTCCGCCGAGCCGAGGCGGAAGGCGGGTTCGGCATGGTGATTCGCAAGGGCGACCCCGACCGCGGGGCGATCATCCTGACGCTCGCAAGTCGCGGCCAACACTCCGCTTTCGTCGAACGCACCCTTCAACCGAACGGCGATTACCGCTGGCAGATCGTCGGCCCCAATGCCGAATCCTCGGCGGAAGACCGGGCGAAATGGATCGATCGCCGGGTTAAATTCGACACCGATCTGTGGCTCATCGAACTGGATATCGCGGAGGCGGAACGATTCATCGCTGAAACGATCGCCATCGGTTGACCCGGCGGAACCATCGGCGAATAGCGGGTCAACAACAGAGCGGGGGGCATCCGCACACCGGCGTTTGAAGGCCGACATGAGATGCCACGCAGTCGGGGGATCACCCTCGGCGAGCGGTGCGTAAGTTCACGCATCAATCGCCGGACGGCCGGTTCACCGCACAGATAAGTGAATACATGTTCGTGACCTTTCGTTCCGTCCTGACGGTGATTGCCGCCCTGACCGCCTCCTCGGTCGCACCGGCAAAAGTTGCTCCCCAGATGGAGCCGCTCACTACTGTCGAGACGACCAAGGTTCCACTGACCTACGCCAGCCTTCCGATCCCGGCCCGTCCGACTGAAACGCTGCTGACGCCGCCCGCCTCGACCGAAGGTGAGAGCGAGCCCGCCACCGACACCGCCGAAGAAGAAGCCCTCGCTGCCAAGGCATCGCTGGCCGAGACCGTTGCCAGCCTGCGCTCCACCGAGGCGGGAAGCCGCGAGCTAGAATGTCTCGCCGGCGCCATTTACTTCGAATCGAAAAGCGAGAGCCTCAAGGGCCAGCTTGCGGTTGGCCACGTGATCGCCAACCGCACGACCTCGGGCAAAT
Above is a genomic segment from Sphingomonas sp. LY29 containing:
- a CDS encoding DUF1491 family protein, with the protein product MNDRLPARVEASSLLRRAEAEGGFGMVIRKGDPDRGAIILTLASRGQHSAFVERTLQPNGDYRWQIVGPNAESSAEDRAKWIDRRVKFDTDLWLIELDIAEAERFIAETIAIG
- a CDS encoding cell wall hydrolase: MTFRSVLTVIAALTASSVAPAKVAPQMEPLTTVETTKVPLTYASLPIPARPTETLLTPPASTEGESEPATDTAEEEALAAKASLAETVASLRSTEAGSRELECLAGAIYFESKSESLKGQLAVGHVIANRTTSGKYPKSFCGVVYQRGQFSFVRGGSMPSIARGGLQWKNAVAVAKIVANKLHDSPVGKALSFHARRVSPGWRMTRVATLGNHVFYR